From Pseudomonas sp. LS1212, the proteins below share one genomic window:
- a CDS encoding DUF2058 domain-containing protein: MSLSLRDQLLKAGLVNQKQVKQVSKEKQKQKRLEHKGQVEVDDSQQRAAQEAMAEKARRDQELNRQQQEKAEQKARAAQIKQLIEVSRLPKLATEDYYNFVDDKKVKRLSVNSLMRSKLSSGSLAIVHHGGGYEVIPREAAVKIQERDPRRIVLLNTSTEAPDADDPYAAYQIPDDLMW; the protein is encoded by the coding sequence ATGAGCCTTTCCCTACGTGACCAATTGCTGAAAGCCGGTCTGGTCAACCAAAAGCAGGTCAAGCAGGTCAGCAAAGAGAAACAGAAGCAAAAGCGCCTGGAGCACAAAGGCCAGGTCGAAGTCGATGACTCCCAGCAGCGTGCGGCCCAGGAGGCCATGGCTGAAAAGGCCAGGCGCGACCAGGAGCTCAACCGCCAGCAGCAGGAAAAGGCCGAGCAGAAGGCTCGTGCCGCACAGATCAAGCAACTGATCGAAGTGTCGCGCCTGCCGAAGCTGGCCACCGAGGACTACTACAACTTCGTTGACGACAAGAAGGTCAAGCGCCTGTCGGTCAACAGCCTGATGCGCAGCAAGCTCAGCAGCGGTTCGCTGGCGATCGTGCACCATGGTGGCGGTTATGAAGTGATTCCCCGTGAAGCGGCAGTGAAGATCCAGGAACGCGACCCACGTCGTATCGTCCTGCTCAACACCTCGACCGAAGCGCCGGATGCGGATGATCCGTATGCGGCCTATCAGATCCCTGATGACCTGATGTGGTAA
- the mazG gene encoding nucleoside triphosphate pyrophosphohydrolase, with translation MYKLEDLLHLMACLRDPQFGCPWDLKQDYASIVPHTLEEAYEVADAIERGDLEHLQGELGDLLFQVVYYSQLAQEEGRFEFAGVVDSITRKLIRRHPHVFPTGELYAPADTPRLDEAQVKQRWEEIKAEERALKASEPEQLSLLDDVPVALPALSRAAKLQKRTAQVGFDWPDALPVLDKVREELDEVLEAMADNDGQAIAEEVGDLLFVVVNLARHLKVDPETALRGASTKFERRFRFIEQALRDTQRPIEDCTLEDLDALWGEAKRQEKNQPSCG, from the coding sequence ATGTATAAACTCGAAGACCTGCTCCACCTGATGGCCTGCCTGCGCGACCCGCAGTTCGGCTGCCCGTGGGACCTCAAGCAAGACTACGCCAGCATCGTGCCCCACACCCTGGAGGAGGCCTACGAGGTCGCCGACGCCATCGAGCGCGGCGATCTTGAGCATTTGCAGGGCGAGTTGGGCGATCTCTTGTTCCAGGTGGTCTACTACAGCCAGCTGGCGCAGGAGGAAGGCCGCTTTGAATTCGCCGGCGTTGTCGATAGCATCACCCGCAAGCTGATCCGTCGCCATCCGCACGTGTTCCCTACCGGTGAGCTGTATGCCCCGGCCGATACCCCGCGGCTGGACGAAGCCCAGGTCAAGCAGCGCTGGGAAGAAATCAAGGCCGAGGAGCGCGCGCTAAAGGCGTCGGAGCCTGAGCAGCTGTCCTTGCTCGACGACGTGCCGGTGGCGCTGCCGGCCTTGTCGCGCGCAGCCAAGTTGCAAAAGCGCACGGCGCAGGTCGGTTTCGACTGGCCGGATGCCTTGCCGGTGCTGGATAAGGTACGTGAAGAGCTCGATGAAGTGCTCGAAGCCATGGCCGATAACGATGGCCAGGCCATCGCCGAGGAAGTCGGCGACCTGTTGTTTGTGGTGGTCAATCTGGCTCGCCACTTGAAAGTCGACCCGGAAACCGCGCTGCGTGGTGCCAGTACCAAGTTCGAAAGACGCTTCCGTTTTATCGAACAGGCATTGCGCGACACCCAGCGTCCCATAGAAGATTGCACCCTCGAAGATTTGGACGCTCTGTGGGGCGAAGCCAAACGTCAGGAAAAGAACCAGCCCAGCTGTGGCTGA
- the relA gene encoding GTP diphosphokinase: MVQVRAHQPINTDGSINLDAWLDHVVSVDLALDREALKAACEYAQQVEKQGNTAKHSWADGTSSFQAGLEIAEILADLKLDQDSLVAAVIYRSVREGKVTLAEVTQRFGSVVAKLIDGVLRMAAISASLSPRQSLVLGSQAQVENLRKMLVAMVDDVRVALIKLAERTCAIRAVKSADDEKRHRVAREVFDIYAPLAHRLGIGHIKWELEDLSFRYLEPEQYKQIAKLLHERRLDRERFISEVMTQLQNELLETGVKADISGRAKHIYSIWRKMQRKGLEFSQIYDVRAVRVLVPEMRDCYTALGIVHTLWRHIPKEFDDYIANPKENGYRSLHTAVIGPEGKVLEVQIRTHAMHEEAELGVCAHWKYKGTDVKSSSNHYEEKISWLRQVLEWHEELGDIGGLAEQLRIDIEPDRVYVFTPDGHAIDLPKGATPLDFAYRVHTEVGHNCRGAKINGRIVPLNYSLQTGEQVEIITSKHGHPSRDWLNSNLGYVTTSRARAKIVHWFKLQARDQNVAAGKTLLERELNRLGLPQVDFERLAEKANLKTVEDMFASLGAGDLRLAHLVNAAQQLVEPERGNEQLELIPRKATGYKPGKRGDIQIQGVGNLMTQMAGCCQPLPGDAIVGYITQGRGVSIHRQDCASVLQLSGREPERIIQVSWGPVPVLTYPVDIVIRAYDRSGLLRDVSQVLLNERINVLAVNTRSNKEDNTALMSLTIEIPGLDALGRLLGRISQLPNIIETRRNRTP; encoded by the coding sequence ATGGTACAGGTGAGAGCACACCAGCCGATCAACACCGACGGCAGTATCAATCTCGATGCATGGCTCGATCATGTTGTGAGCGTCGATCTGGCGCTGGACCGGGAAGCCCTGAAAGCGGCCTGCGAGTACGCTCAGCAAGTCGAGAAGCAAGGCAACACGGCGAAGCATTCCTGGGCCGACGGGACTTCGAGTTTTCAGGCAGGCCTGGAAATCGCAGAGATCCTCGCCGACCTCAAGCTCGATCAGGATTCCCTGGTCGCCGCGGTCATTTACCGTTCCGTGCGCGAAGGCAAGGTCACCCTGGCCGAGGTCACCCAGCGTTTCGGTTCGGTGGTCGCCAAGCTGATCGACGGCGTGCTGCGCATGGCCGCCATCAGCGCCAGTCTCAGCCCGCGTCAATCGCTGGTGCTGGGTTCTCAGGCGCAGGTGGAAAACCTGCGCAAGATGCTGGTGGCCATGGTCGACGACGTTCGCGTGGCCTTGATCAAGCTGGCCGAGCGCACCTGTGCGATTCGCGCCGTGAAAAGCGCCGACGACGAGAAACGTCATCGGGTAGCCCGTGAGGTCTTCGATATCTACGCGCCATTGGCGCACCGTTTGGGTATCGGTCATATCAAGTGGGAACTGGAGGACCTGTCCTTCCGTTACCTGGAGCCCGAGCAGTACAAACAGATCGCCAAGTTGCTGCACGAGCGGCGGCTGGATCGCGAGCGCTTCATTTCCGAGGTCATGACCCAGCTGCAGAACGAGTTGCTGGAGACCGGCGTCAAGGCCGATATCAGCGGCCGGGCCAAGCACATCTATTCGATCTGGCGAAAAATGCAGCGCAAGGGCCTGGAGTTCAGCCAGATCTACGACGTGCGCGCGGTGCGTGTGTTGGTGCCGGAGATGCGCGACTGCTACACCGCGCTCGGGATCGTTCACACCCTCTGGCGGCACATCCCCAAAGAGTTCGACGACTACATCGCCAACCCCAAGGAAAACGGCTATCGCTCACTGCACACCGCCGTGATCGGTCCCGAGGGCAAGGTGCTGGAAGTGCAGATCCGTACCCATGCCATGCACGAAGAGGCGGAGCTGGGGGTTTGCGCGCATTGGAAATACAAGGGCACCGACGTCAAGTCCAGTTCCAATCACTACGAAGAGAAGATTTCCTGGCTGCGTCAGGTTCTCGAGTGGCACGAAGAACTCGGCGATATCGGCGGCCTGGCCGAGCAGTTGCGCATCGACATCGAGCCGGACCGGGTCTACGTGTTCACCCCGGACGGGCATGCCATCGACCTGCCCAAGGGGGCGACGCCGCTGGACTTCGCCTATCGGGTGCATACCGAAGTCGGCCACAACTGCCGCGGTGCCAAGATCAACGGGCGTATCGTGCCGTTGAACTACAGCCTGCAGACTGGCGAACAGGTCGAGATCATCACCAGCAAGCACGGCCACCCGAGTCGTGACTGGTTGAACTCCAACCTGGGCTACGTCACCACCTCGCGGGCGCGGGCCAAGATCGTTCACTGGTTCAAGCTGCAGGCGCGTGATCAGAACGTTGCCGCCGGCAAGACCCTGCTCGAGCGCGAACTCAATCGCCTGGGCCTGCCGCAGGTTGATTTCGAGCGGCTGGCGGAAAAGGCCAACCTCAAGACCGTCGAGGACATGTTCGCCTCCCTCGGTGCGGGCGACCTGCGCCTGGCGCACCTGGTCAACGCGGCGCAACAACTGGTCGAGCCGGAGCGTGGCAACGAGCAACTGGAACTGATCCCGCGCAAGGCCACCGGTTACAAGCCGGGCAAGCGAGGCGATATCCAGATCCAGGGCGTCGGCAACCTCATGACGCAGATGGCCGGCTGCTGCCAGCCGCTGCCGGGCGATGCCATCGTCGGCTACATCACCCAGGGGCGTGGGGTAAGCATCCACCGCCAGGACTGTGCCTCGGTGCTGCAATTGTCCGGGCGTGAGCCGGAACGGATCATCCAGGTCAGTTGGGGGCCGGTGCCGGTGCTCACTTATCCCGTGGACATCGTGATCCGTGCCTACGACCGCTCGGGGCTGTTGCGTGACGTCTCCCAGGTCTTGCTCAACGAGCGGATCAACGTGCTGGCGGTCAACACCCGCTCGAACAAGGAAGACAACACGGCGCTGATGTCGCTGACGATCGAGATTCCGGGGCTCGATGCATTGGGCCGGTTGCTGGGGCGCATTTCCCAGTTGCCGAACATCATCGAGACCCGGCGTAATCGTACGCCTTGA
- the rlmD gene encoding 23S rRNA (uracil(1939)-C(5))-methyltransferase RlmD encodes MAKRNAGLRFQPAGGSRAPQIPTGKKQRLTIERLANDGRGIAFLEGRTWFVVGALAGEEIEARVLNAHAKVVEARVERIFQASAMRRPAPCPHAGTCGGCSVQHLAHADQLALKQRMLAEQLARVAGIEPQEWAAPLVGPEFGYRRRARVAVRWDAKAKKLDVGFRAAASQDIVGIDDCMVLVQPLRPIMQQLPAMLRRFSKPQVLGHVELFSGTSLAVLVRHTAPLADADRRVLEAFCDEHSAQLWLHGEGEPQPADPDQALGFALEPWRLELAYRPGDFVQVNAAVNTAMIAQALEWLAPKADERVLDLFCGLGNFALPLAQQAREVVAVEGVATMVQRAAANAASNNLHNIQFFHTDLSQPLLASGWAAQGFSAVLLDPPRDGAFEVVRKISTLGAKRLVYVSCNPATLARDAVELLRQGYRLKRAGILDMFPQTAHVEAMALFEAS; translated from the coding sequence ATGGCCAAGCGTAATGCCGGCCTGCGCTTCCAGCCTGCGGGCGGTAGCCGGGCACCGCAGATTCCCACGGGCAAGAAGCAGCGCCTTACCATCGAACGGCTCGCCAACGATGGGCGCGGCATTGCCTTCCTCGAGGGGCGTACCTGGTTCGTCGTCGGCGCACTGGCCGGCGAAGAGATCGAGGCGCGGGTGCTCAATGCCCACGCAAAAGTGGTCGAGGCACGCGTAGAGCGTATTTTCCAGGCCAGTGCCATGCGCCGGCCCGCACCCTGCCCACATGCCGGCACCTGCGGTGGCTGCAGCGTGCAGCACCTTGCTCATGCCGATCAGCTTGCCCTGAAACAGCGCATGCTCGCCGAGCAATTGGCGCGAGTGGCCGGTATCGAGCCGCAGGAGTGGGCTGCGCCGCTGGTGGGTCCCGAGTTCGGCTATCGCCGCCGGGCCCGGGTCGCCGTGCGTTGGGACGCCAAGGCGAAAAAGCTCGATGTCGGATTCCGTGCCGCAGCCAGCCAGGACATCGTCGGCATCGATGACTGCATGGTCCTGGTACAACCCTTGCGACCCATCATGCAACAGTTGCCGGCCATGTTGCGCCGCTTCAGCAAACCCCAGGTATTGGGGCATGTGGAACTGTTCAGTGGTACATCCCTGGCTGTGCTCGTTCGGCACACCGCGCCATTGGCCGACGCTGACCGACGCGTGCTCGAAGCGTTTTGCGACGAGCATTCGGCCCAGCTGTGGCTGCATGGCGAAGGCGAGCCGCAACCGGCCGATCCGGACCAGGCGCTGGGGTTTGCGCTGGAGCCATGGCGCCTGGAACTTGCGTATCGGCCGGGGGACTTCGTTCAGGTCAATGCCGCGGTCAATACCGCCATGATCGCCCAAGCCCTGGAGTGGCTGGCACCCAAGGCCGACGAGCGAGTGCTGGATCTGTTCTGTGGCCTGGGCAACTTCGCCTTGCCATTGGCGCAACAGGCGCGCGAAGTGGTGGCGGTCGAAGGGGTGGCAACCATGGTGCAGCGTGCAGCGGCGAATGCTGCCAGCAATAATTTGCATAATATTCAGTTTTTTCACACCGATTTATCGCAGCCTTTGCTAGCGTCAGGCTGGGCCGCTCAAGGCTTTTCTGCGGTACTCTTGGATCCACCACGCGATGGTGCTTTCGAAGTAGTGCGCAAGATTTCCACCCTGGGTGCCAAACGATTGGTGTATGTGTCCTGCAACCCGGCAACTTTGGCCCGCGACGCGGTCGAATTGTTGAGGCAGGGATACCGGTTAAAACGTGCCGGAATTCTCGATATGTTTCCGCAGACAGCGCATGTCGAGGCGATGGCGTTATTTGAAGCGAGCTAG
- the cysM gene encoding cysteine synthase CysM translates to MTLQYPTIADCVGNTPLVRLQRLAGDSSNTILLKLEGNNPAGSVKDRPALSMISRAEARGQIKPGDTLIEATSGNTGIALAMAAAIKGYKMILIMPDNSSAERKAAMTAYGAELILVSKEEGMEGARDLAERMLAEGRGKVLDQFGNIDNPEAHYLGTGPEIWRQTEGTITHFVSSMGTTGTIMGVSRYLKEQNPAVQIVGLQPMEGSAIPGIRRWPEEYLPKIFDAARVDRVMDMAQAEAEDVMRRLAREEGIFCGVSSGGAVAGALRLSREVENAVIVAIICDRGDRYLSTGIFDATN, encoded by the coding sequence ATGACCCTGCAGTACCCAACCATCGCCGATTGCGTCGGCAACACGCCACTGGTCCGCCTGCAACGCCTGGCCGGTGACAGCAGCAACACCATCCTTCTCAAGCTCGAAGGCAACAACCCGGCAGGTTCGGTCAAGGACCGCCCGGCGTTGTCGATGATCAGCCGCGCCGAAGCGCGCGGGCAGATCAAGCCGGGCGACACCCTGATCGAAGCGACTTCGGGCAATACCGGGATCGCCTTGGCCATGGCGGCGGCGATCAAGGGCTACAAGATGATCCTGATCATGCCGGACAACTCCAGCGCCGAGCGCAAGGCGGCGATGACCGCCTATGGCGCCGAGCTGATCCTGGTCAGCAAGGAAGAAGGCATGGAAGGCGCTCGCGACCTGGCCGAGCGGATGCTGGCAGAAGGGCGCGGCAAGGTGCTCGACCAGTTCGGCAACATCGACAACCCCGAGGCGCACTACCTCGGTACCGGCCCGGAAATCTGGCGCCAGACCGAAGGCACCATTACCCATTTCGTCAGCTCCATGGGCACCACCGGGACCATCATGGGCGTCTCGCGTTACCTCAAGGAGCAGAACCCGGCGGTGCAGATCGTCGGCCTGCAACCGATGGAAGGCTCGGCCATTCCGGGTATCCGCCGCTGGCCGGAGGAATACCTGCCGAAGATTTTCGATGCCGCCCGCGTTGACCGCGTGATGGACATGGCCCAGGCCGAAGCCGAAGACGTGATGCGTCGCCTGGCGCGCGAAGAAGGCATCTTCTGCGGCGTGTCCTCCGGTGGTGCAGTGGCGGGGGCCTTGCGCCTGTCGCGCGAAGTGGAAAATGCAGTGATCGTTGCGATCATTTGCGACCGTGGCGACCGTTACCTGTCGACCGGCATTTTCGATGCGACCAACTGA
- a CDS encoding response regulator transcription factor → MTPVSVSTPNILAIEDDPVLGANVHEQLGRCGFQVTWCRNGREGLDIARREHFDVVLMDILLPGMNGLDVLAHLRERSATPVILMSALGAEADRITGFKRGADDYLPKPFSMAELHVRVEAILRRVALERRHGQPSREEAAGLNFDEQACDVSHEKQWAGLTPSEYRLLETLHRSSEEVLSKPFLYQQVLQRGYVQHDRSLDMHVSQIRRKLKAIGYHERQVRTVWGKGYVLSAAEQDG, encoded by the coding sequence ATGACTCCCGTATCGGTTAGCACACCAAACATCCTTGCCATCGAAGACGACCCAGTGCTTGGCGCTAATGTGCACGAGCAACTGGGGCGCTGTGGTTTCCAGGTCACCTGGTGCCGGAATGGCCGCGAGGGGCTGGATATCGCCCGGCGCGAGCATTTCGACGTGGTGCTGATGGATATCCTGCTGCCGGGCATGAATGGTCTGGACGTGCTGGCGCACCTGCGTGAGCGCAGTGCAACGCCGGTGATCCTGATGTCGGCGCTGGGGGCAGAAGCCGATCGCATCACCGGCTTCAAGCGCGGTGCCGATGATTACCTGCCCAAGCCTTTCAGTATGGCCGAGCTGCATGTGCGCGTTGAGGCGATCCTGCGCCGGGTGGCGCTCGAGCGGCGTCATGGACAGCCATCGCGCGAGGAGGCCGCGGGCTTGAACTTTGATGAGCAGGCCTGCGACGTCAGCCATGAAAAGCAATGGGCCGGTCTTACGCCCAGCGAATACCGCCTGCTGGAGACCCTCCATCGCAGCAGCGAAGAGGTACTGAGCAAACCCTTCCTTTATCAGCAGGTGTTGCAACGCGGCTATGTCCAGCATGACCGTAGCCTGGACATGCATGTCAGCCAGATTCGCCGCAAGCTCAAGGCCATCGGGTACCACGAGCGGCAAGTGCGTACCGTCTGGGGCAAGGGCTACGTCCTGAGCGCCGCCGAACAGGACGGCTGA
- a CDS encoding response regulator, producing MLNKLGIKGRVLVLALVPASLMALVLGGYFTWLQQMELQTQLLKRGEMIAEQLAPLVAPALVRKDAPLLERIASQALDQPDVRAVSFLTPDRRGLAHAGPSMLNQPPTGDLMHLLQRSGSDATRYLLPVFGHHRDLAGETVPEETDRLLGWVELELSHDGTLLRGYRSLFASLLLISFGLAGTALLALRMSRSINGPISQIKEAVTQFKDGNLEKRLPALGSYELDELAAGINRMAGTLQNAQEELQHSIDQATEDVRQNLETIEIQNIELDLARKEALEASRIKSEFLANMSHEIRTPLNGILGFTHLLQKGELTPRQLDYLNTIEKSADSLLGIINEILDFSKIEAGKLVLDSIPFNLRDLLQDTLTILAPAAHAKQLELVSLVYRDTPLSLIGDPLRLKQILTNLVSNAIKFTREGTIVVRAMLEEENEDSVQLRISVQDTGIGLSTQDVRALFQAFSQADNSLSRQPGGTGLGLVISKRLIEQMGGEIGVDSTPGEGSQFWISLSLPKARDDDDDLPTAPLRGRRIAIVDGHELACQALQHQLEDCGLEVSAFSSLDKLHKGVMAARAAASPIDLAVLGVTVYDMPPERLGHHIRELEQIGCQVLVLCPTTEQSLFHPWVPNAHSQLQAKPACTRKLRRSLVELINPRRVASQNSEPSLNRMPQVLCVDDNPANLLLVQTLLEDMGAKVLAVDSGYNAIKAVQNESFDLVLMDVQMPGMDGRETTEKIRLWESSQPGAALPIVALTAHAMANEKRSLLQSGMDDYLTKPISERQLAQVVLKWTGLALRSQRNERASESVALQTELPVLDPEEGLRLAAGKFDLATDMLAMLLASLDADREAIRAAREARDRTATIERVHRLHGATRYCGVPQLRAACQRSETLLKQDDPDAHAALDELDQAITRLASQARVSA from the coding sequence GTGCTAAATAAACTGGGTATCAAAGGCCGCGTGCTGGTGCTCGCCTTGGTGCCGGCCAGCCTGATGGCACTGGTCCTGGGCGGCTACTTCACCTGGCTGCAGCAAATGGAATTGCAAACCCAACTGTTGAAACGCGGCGAAATGATCGCCGAGCAACTGGCGCCGCTGGTGGCCCCGGCCCTGGTCCGCAAGGATGCCCCGCTACTGGAGCGCATTGCCTCCCAGGCGCTGGACCAACCGGACGTGCGCGCCGTCTCGTTCCTGACGCCCGATCGGCGCGGGCTGGCCCATGCCGGCCCGAGCATGCTCAACCAGCCACCGACCGGCGACCTGATGCACCTGCTGCAACGCAGCGGCAGTGACGCGACCCGTTACCTCTTGCCGGTGTTCGGTCATCACCGCGACCTGGCCGGCGAAACGGTGCCCGAGGAAACCGACCGCCTGCTCGGCTGGGTCGAACTGGAACTGTCCCACGACGGCACCCTGCTTCGCGGCTATCGCAGCCTGTTTGCCAGCCTGCTGCTGATCAGTTTCGGCCTGGCCGGCACAGCCCTGCTGGCCCTGCGCATGAGCCGTTCGATCAACGGGCCGATCAGTCAGATCAAGGAAGCCGTCACCCAGTTCAAGGACGGCAACCTGGAAAAACGCCTGCCCGCGCTCGGCAGCTACGAACTCGACGAACTGGCGGCCGGCATCAACCGCATGGCCGGCACCCTGCAAAACGCCCAGGAAGAACTGCAGCACAGCATCGACCAGGCCACTGAAGACGTGCGCCAGAACCTCGAAACCATCGAGATCCAGAACATCGAACTGGACCTGGCACGCAAGGAGGCCCTGGAGGCCAGCCGCATCAAGTCGGAATTCCTCGCCAACATGAGCCATGAGATCCGCACGCCGCTCAATGGCATCCTCGGTTTTACCCATCTGTTGCAGAAGGGCGAACTGACGCCGCGCCAGCTCGACTATCTCAATACCATCGAAAAGTCCGCCGACAGTCTGCTGGGAATCATCAACGAGATCCTCGACTTCTCCAAGATCGAGGCCGGCAAACTGGTGCTCGACAGCATTCCGTTCAATTTGCGCGACTTGTTGCAGGACACCCTGACCATCCTCGCCCCTGCCGCCCATGCCAAACAGCTGGAGCTGGTCAGCCTGGTGTATCGGGACACGCCCCTGTCGCTGATCGGCGACCCGCTGCGGCTCAAGCAGATTCTGACCAACCTGGTCAGCAACGCGATCAAGTTCACCCGCGAAGGCACCATTGTGGTCCGGGCCATGCTCGAAGAGGAGAACGAGGACAGCGTCCAGCTGCGCATCAGCGTGCAGGACACGGGCATCGGCTTGTCCACCCAGGATGTCCGGGCGCTGTTTCAGGCGTTCAGCCAGGCCGACAATTCCTTGTCCCGGCAACCGGGCGGCACCGGCCTGGGACTGGTGATCTCCAAGCGCTTGATCGAACAGATGGGCGGCGAGATCGGTGTCGACAGCACGCCGGGCGAGGGTTCGCAATTCTGGATCAGCCTGAGCCTGCCCAAGGCGCGTGACGATGATGACGACCTGCCCACTGCGCCCCTGCGCGGCCGACGCATCGCAATCGTCGATGGCCATGAACTGGCCTGCCAGGCTTTGCAACACCAACTGGAAGACTGCGGCCTGGAAGTCAGCGCATTTTCCTCCCTCGATAAATTGCACAAGGGCGTCATGGCCGCGCGTGCGGCTGCAAGCCCCATCGACCTGGCAGTGCTCGGTGTCACTGTCTACGACATGCCGCCCGAACGCCTCGGCCACCATATCCGTGAGCTGGAGCAGATTGGCTGCCAGGTATTGGTGTTATGCCCCACCACCGAACAGTCGCTGTTCCACCCCTGGGTACCCAATGCCCACAGCCAGTTGCAGGCCAAGCCCGCCTGTACCCGCAAGCTGCGGCGCAGCCTGGTCGAGCTGATCAACCCCCGGCGCGTCGCCAGCCAGAACAGCGAACCTTCGCTCAACCGTATGCCCCAGGTACTCTGCGTCGACGACAACCCGGCCAACCTGCTGCTGGTGCAGACGCTGCTCGAAGACATGGGCGCCAAGGTCCTGGCCGTCGACAGCGGCTACAACGCCATCAAGGCCGTGCAGAATGAAAGCTTCGACCTGGTGTTGATGGACGTGCAGATGCCTGGCATGGATGGCCGCGAAACCACCGAAAAGATCCGCCTCTGGGAGAGCAGCCAGCCCGGTGCGGCGCTGCCGATCGTGGCGCTGACCGCCCACGCCATGGCCAACGAAAAGCGTTCCCTGCTGCAAAGCGGCATGGACGACTACCTGACCAAACCTATCAGCGAGCGGCAACTGGCCCAGGTCGTGCTGAAATGGACCGGCCTGGCCCTGCGCAGTCAACGCAATGAGCGCGCAAGCGAATCGGTGGCACTGCAAACCGAGTTGCCGGTGCTCGATCCGGAAGAAGGCCTGCGCCTGGCCGCCGGCAAGTTCGACCTGGCGACCGACATGCTGGCGATGTTGCTGGCCTCGCTGGATGCCGACCGTGAAGCCATCCGTGCCGCCCGCGAAGCGCGCGACCGAACCGCCACCATCGAGCGCGTCCATCGCCTCCATGGCGCCACACGCTATTGCGGCGTGCCGCAACTGCGGGCGGCCTGCCAGCGCAGTGAAACCCTGCTCAAGCAAGACGATCCGGACGCCCACGCGGCCCTCGACGAACTGGACCAGGCCATCACCCGCCTGGCGTCGCAGGCGCGCGTCAGCGCCTGA
- a CDS encoding META domain-containing protein: MSGEEPVKPTLLIGLLGSTLLGCAAEPMKLEQERSYVLEWIGERPLMDYSHLTLTLAEDGRAYGNAGCNHWFAPYTLQGNSLTFGKVGSTRKICAPALMEQEQRFLKALETVQRWDISPIEQVRFWPAQGKPLRFWPEEG, translated from the coding sequence ATGTCGGGAGAAGAGCCAGTGAAACCCACGCTGTTGATCGGTTTGCTGGGCAGCACCTTGCTGGGCTGCGCCGCAGAGCCGATGAAACTGGAGCAGGAACGCAGCTACGTGCTGGAATGGATCGGCGAACGCCCGCTGATGGACTACAGCCACTTGACCCTGACCCTGGCCGAAGACGGCCGCGCCTATGGCAATGCCGGCTGCAACCATTGGTTCGCACCCTACACGCTGCAAGGCAACAGCCTGACCTTCGGCAAGGTCGGCAGCACCCGCAAGATCTGCGCACCGGCGTTGATGGAGCAGGAGCAGCGTTTCCTCAAGGCGCTGGAAACCGTGCAGCGCTGGGATATCTCGCCGATCGAGCAGGTGCGGTTCTGGCCGGCGCAGGGCAAGCCGCTGCGGTTCTGGCCGGAAGAAGGCTGA
- a CDS encoding TlpA disulfide reductase family protein, giving the protein MTRRFAAALAITASLLLGGCGADYGLDQHGQTVAAERLDNRWVVVNYWAEWCGPCRTEIPELNALAKQWEDKGVTVVGVNFDSLRGEELKKASEALGISFTVLADDPGERLDLPRSEALPVTYIIDDKGKIRDQLLGEQTAAGLSAKLTALKGA; this is encoded by the coding sequence ATGACAAGGCGTTTCGCGGCAGCATTGGCCATTACTGCGAGCCTGTTGCTTGGCGGTTGTGGCGCAGATTACGGACTCGACCAGCATGGACAGACGGTTGCCGCCGAGCGCCTGGACAACCGCTGGGTGGTGGTCAACTACTGGGCTGAATGGTGCGGCCCGTGCCGTACGGAAATCCCTGAACTCAATGCCTTGGCCAAGCAGTGGGAGGATAAGGGGGTGACGGTGGTGGGCGTCAATTTCGATTCCTTGCGGGGCGAGGAGCTGAAAAAGGCCAGCGAGGCGCTGGGTATCAGCTTCACCGTGCTGGCCGATGACCCGGGCGAGCGCCTGGATCTGCCGAGAAGCGAGGCGTTGCCGGTGACCTACATCATCGATGACAAGGGCAAGATTCGCGACCAGTTGCTCGGTGAGCAGACGGCGGCGGGGTTGTCGGCGAAGTTGACGGCGTTGAAGGGGGCCTAG